One Leuconostoc kimchii IMSNU 11154 genomic window, CAGTCTATTGCTTAGAAGTCAATAAATTGGACCATTTTTATTCAGTTAATTAGGCGACATTTGAGATACGATTTCGATTATAAAAATTGATAGTCCAACCAATGGCTGCTTGGACCTCAGTTAATGTTTGGTATGCCTTCAAATAAACTTCTTCACGCTTCAATATTGAATGAAACGCTTCCATAAAGTCATTATCGTATGGATGTCCTTTGAGTGAATATGAATGTTTCAAGCCATAATTTTGACCCTTGGTATTAAATTCAGCACTCGTGTATTGTAACCCCATATCCGAATGAACTATTAGTGGCTTTTGATGATTATCTAACGCCATCTGTAAGGCACTTGTAGCTAGTTCGGCTGTCCTTGTATTGCCAATTTTATAGCCTAATACTTTTCTCTTCTCAGGATCCAAAACGGTTGCTAAATAGGCCCATCTGTGATTAGTCAACTGAATATAAGTGATATCTGTTTGCCAAACACCGCTCAAATCATGCTAGTGCCTAATCAGATTAGTTATTTGAGAAACCGTCACAACGGTTTTGTGTTTGCGATAACGTTTTGCATGCTTGATCTAATCCTTAATTCACGCATCAATTTGAGTGTCATATACTCAGATATTTTCGGGCAGTCATTGGTTAGTTGACTATAAGCAGCAATACGACGATAACCATAAAATTTAAAGGTTTTCCAAACGTCTAAAATATAAGGTTTTAGGCATTCTCTAAACTTTTCTTGTCGACTGAACTGCCAATGGCGCCAGTTGTAATAGGTACTAGGTCTGATTTTAAGTGGACTTAAAATACGCACAAGCGCGTAGCCTTGTGCTAAAAATTGGTTAACTAGCGGCAATCCCACATTACGGACTATTTTTTGGCTAGTAAGATGGCCGCTCAATGCTTGTCAGGCTATGCGTGATAAAATTTCGTTTTCTTCCTCCAAAATAGTGAGGCGCTTCTCTAGTTGCTTGACGTATTTTAAAGTCTTTGACTGACCCTTGATCAAGATTGGAGTAGCTTGTTTAACCCAAATATCCATAGGATCGTTCGACGGTCCGAATCCTTCTGCTAGTGATTTAAGTGAACGGCCTTCTTGGTGAAGTTTAACCAAGAAACCTTTGACATCTTGTGAATAACGGACTGAATAAAGATAGTCCATTTTTTAGTATATTAGCATCGGATTATGCCCTAGAAATAAAGAAGTCCTGATTTTCAGTATACGAGCATTGTAAATCTAGGTAAAATTGGTTGATTATAATAAAGTGTGAGTCTGGTATAAGCGTTTGTCCATGTTACTGAACTGATATCATATATGCATATCAATTGGAAGACGTATATTTTTGTCATCTGCCATTAATTTAATATAATTAATCTTGAATAAACAATTTTTTAATATATTGTACTGTTCTAACAGAAATATTGAAAGCTTCTGCTGTAGATTTTATTGTGTGCGTTTGAGAATACTCAAAGATAGCTGTGTTTCGGCTATCTTTTTTTCTTTTGGGTCTACCTTCTTTATAGTTGGGATTGTGTTGCCTTGCAAATATCTTACCAGCCTGCGTACGTTCGATAATCATGTCGCGTTCCATTTCCGCAACCGAAAGTAATGTTCTTACAATCATGCGACCCATTGGGGTATTGTCAATTGTTCCTAAGTTTAGAACTTTAATCACAATTTTTTGTTTCAGGAGATCATCAATTAAATTTAATGCTTCACGTGTATTTCGAGCAAAGCGATCTAACTTGGTGACGATCAATGTGTCATTAGGTTCAATTAGATTGACAAGTTTTTTAAACTGTGGTCGTGATGTAGTTGTACCTGAATATTTTTCACTGAAAATCATTTCAGCCCCGGCATTTTTCAAAGTCTCTTTTTGTTCATATAAAGATTGTCCAGCTGTTGAAACCCGTGCATAACCATAAACTGTCATTTTATACCTCTTTAAAATTGCATAACTAAATTGCAGTATATAAAGCCAAGTATAGCATGACTTTGAAAAAGTGCAAACTACTCAAAAGTTTATTGCACTAATAACTGTAAAGCTGTCATATTTTTTTGTGAAGATTAGGTTATGATATAATTTTATTTACAAGCAAGTTAAGGACTGGTGGAATCTGATAGTTGGGGGTGACGCTTATTGTTGAAACTCAAGGCTACCTGAAAGGATAACACCAAATGGTCTGTTAGACCGCGGTAATTGTGTTGATCACATTTCTGGTTGTTTTAGCTACGAAAGTAGTCGAACTACTAAAAGAAATTAACAAGTCTAAAAAATAGGTAAACAAAAACCCCTTAACTTTGGCCGGTTCTAGGGGTTTTCGTGAAATGACTATTTTAGTTTATTAACAAAATAACAACTACCAACGCTGAAGCACGCTTGTGACTTAAAAGGTCATGTACCTAACATGGGTCTTTTTGTTTATATTTATATTATACCACTTTCACTGTTTTTGCCAATTATTTCTATTTCATAGATCATTTTGCTTGTTTTTATTTAGCATTTTTAAACTAATTTTCAGGTGTGTTGTTTAATAATCCATTAATACTAAATGGGGTTAGTAATGAAATGGTCGTACTAAGCGATACTTCATCGGGTGTATGGCGTTCTTGATATATTAAGTATACGAAATTCGGAATCTTATTTGATATTGTTGACTCAACGTATATACGTTGCTTAAGGGCGGTATTGTCATCAGAAAGCGTTATATTTGCAATTTTTGGTGCTAAGTTATTTTCAATGTTATCTATTTTGTAGCCATTTTCCGCAAGAATCATTTTTTTAAAAAAACGAATTCCTTACTTGCAATGCAGTCTTTGTTTGATAGGTTTGAATAACATTTTGTGTTTTCAAATTGTACTGAACTGATCATAATTATCTCTTTTCTATTTTCATGTAGTATCCCAATTTAGGTTGGTATAACGTGCATTTTAGATACATGATGATATCAGTAAATTATTTTCCACATCTGTAATTTTTACTTTTGAAGAGACACTATAAAATATAAATATTTGATTTTTATACTTTTTAAAGTGTTAACAAGTATTGTTTAGGAGAAAACATGAAATATTTAAAAGATAGTACCCTGCTGACTAGTTGTCTTGTAGTATTTTTTGGTGGGTCATTAGGTAGCTTGTTCAGGCTACTAATTACCGAAATTCCACATATTGGGAGTAGTCCTTGGGTTATAGTAGTCATCAATGTTTTAGGATCATTCTTCCTTGCTTATATCGGAGCAGTCATTCCTGACAGCTATGACTATTCTTTAATTTTAAAAAATTTTATAGGGACGGGTATCATGGGTGGCTTTACAACATTCAGCACATTTATACTTCAAATTAATCAATTAGGTAGAGAAAATTTTTTAATTAGTATTATTTATACATTAATTAGTTTTATACTGGCTTACATTGCAGTTGTTTTTGGGAAAAATGTAGGAAAAAATCGGAGATTAAATCAGTGAATTTTTTTAACTTTTATTTGTATTTCTGTTTAGCTGCTGGGCTAGGTGCTGTTATTCGATATCTAGTTATAAGTTTTATGCCAAGGATTACAAATTTTTTCACAGGTGTTTTTTATGTTAATATTATTGGTGCTTTTTTGATGGGTGTATTATCAGTTAATATGAACAGCAACGTCTGGCATATTATTATTGGAACGGGTTTTATTGGCGGCCTGACGACATTCAGCACCATGATGACACAGGGAGAGCAGTTTAATAGTTTTAAACGGAGTATGGTATATTTTGCATTGACATTAGTCTTAGGAATTTTTTTATTTATTGTAGCTATACACATACACGTTTAACGAAATACTTTGAATGTGAAACACGCAGTTTTAAATGTCTTTGATGTTTTGTTAATACATACACAAAACGAATTCGCTTGATTCTGTTTTAATCAAAGAATGAGAATATATAAAGAAAATCGTTAAATTTTTCTGTATTTGGAATCAACCCCCTTTTTGTTGTAAACTGATTTTATGTTTAAAAAAAGAATTAGACTCAATACATCAAAGCTGTCAGTAGTATTATATGGCACACTTATAGGTTTTTTAACAGGAATAGTTGTTAGTGTCTTCCGCTGGACAATTGAAAAATTGCTTCAATTTGTGCAAACGCTGTATCTCGATATTTCACATGGCAATATAGCGTTAATATTTTTAGTGATAACTGCTAATTTAATTTGTTTTTTAATTGTTTCATGGATGTTAAACAAAGAACCTAATATATCCGGTTCCGGCATTCCACAGGTTGAAGGTCTATTATTGGGTGAACTAAAAATAAACTGGTGGTCGACATTGTGGCGGAAATTTATATCAGGAATTTTGGCTATTGGTAGTGGTTTAATGCTGGGGCGGGAAGGTCCTTCAATTCAACTGGGTGCATCAATTGGTCAGGGTGTGGCATCATATAAACGTCTTAGTCATAATCAATCGAAAGGGCTTATAGCCAGTGGTGCCGCTGCAGGTTTATCAGCTGCATTTAATGCACCTTTAGCCGGCGTTATGTTTGTATTGGAGGAAGTCTATCACAGTATTTCTCCCTTTGTCTGGGTTGGTGCATTGACAGGCGCAAGCGTTTCGGATTTTGTCTCTACGGTTTTGTTTGGCCAAACACCAGTTTTATCTATTGGACACTTAAGCGTTTTCCCGGTACAGTTATATGGTTTATTGTTGGTATTTGGTATTATATTAGGCTTATTTGGCTTTTTATATCAAAAATTTTTACTATTCAGCTTAAATTGTTACAGTAAAATTAGGGTTCCTAAATATTTATACGGTATCGTGCCGTTTATCTTGGTGATACCGATTGGAATTTTATGGCCAAATCTTTTAGGTGGGGGAAATAATTTAATTTTATCACTGAAAGAAGCACCTATGACAATGAAAATGATCATCGTAATTTTGTTAGTTCGATTTGTTTTCTCAATGATTAGTTACGGTTCCGGTCTGCCAGGGGGAATATTTTTACCTATTTTGACTCTAGGTGCACTAAGTGGCGCATTGATGGCTCATATATTTGTCTATTTACATCTCATGAGTGCAAATTATGCTTTAAACTTTATTGTGATCGGTATGGCAGGTTATTTCGCATGTATTGGTAAAGCACCATTTACTGCAATTATTCTTATCTTTGAGATGGTTGGGAGTGTGACCCACATTTTACCTTTAGCACTTGTAAGTTTAGTAGCCTACTTAGTAGTTGATCTATTAAATGGTGCACCAATATATGAATCTTTATTAGAACGTTTGTTGAAAAGAAAACCAGCGCATCTAGCGATGTCCTCCATGATAACTATGGAAGTCACTGTTCTTGCTGGTGGTATGCTAGAAGATCAACAAATAAGAGACTTACAACTGGAATCAAATAGTTTGATTACACTGGTCAGAAGATCTGAAAATGTACTGATTCCCAAAGGAGACTTAGTATTACGTGCTGGTGATATTATTTATATTAGAATGAACCAAAAAGATGCAAAAATTACTAGAAATCAACTATCACTTAACAACTAAATAAATTTCAAAAACACGATTTTAGAGTTTTTGCGTCGAAAAGATAAATTCGTTATCAATTAAATTACAATTACAGAAATAATTACCAGGAGATTCTTTTTTACAAATAATTGGAACCAGCTTTAGTTTCAAATTCAATTGAGATAACATCGCTTTATCGTAATTTAGAGTGTTTTGATTGAGTGAGCACATCGTAATAGTGAAATTATATTCAACATAATTGTATCAAAATAAAAATTTGCCTAAGAAGAGGTGGAGTATGATGATATAAAAATTAGTTTTGTACTAACCATCAGCTTTTTTTGGTGTAAGTTCTTTGTTTAAACAATTTCTATATATTCCTTTTTTGCTAATAAAAAATCATATTTTTTTAATTAGAGACAGAAAATGTCTTTTTAAAAATTATATCGTAGGATCAGGACAATAATATATAGCGAAATTTGATTTGAATAATAAAACTATGGTATATTTAACTTAATTTAATTTAAACGGTTGGGCGCAAGCTTCAAGAATTGTTAGTCGGGGAACTAGCATTTTTTGGAGCTTTTTAAATATTAGGAGAAATAATGGAATATCTATTAATCATGTTCTTAGTCATAGTTACTATTTTTCTGGGAAAGGTAGGCACCTGGTTTGGTTTTTCTGAAGTTGTTGGGCAACTATTTTCAGGTATCATTTTAGGATCCAGCATATTTAATATAGTACAGTCAAGTAATTTAATCCACTTGATAGCTGAGATAGGTATTTTTTTACTGATGTTAAATTCGGGACTAGAGTCGGATTTAAAGGAAATGAAAAGATACATTAAAGCATCGTCACTCATTGCAGTTATGGGGGTACTACTACCCTTAATTACTTTTCCGATTGCATTTTTATTGCTTGGATATAATATACAGACTTCCATATTTGCCGGTGTTGTGTTCTCTGCAACTTCAATATCTATAACGTTAGCTGTACTATCGGAACAAAAAAAATTAGCCACTGCAATAGGAGCAATCATACTTTCGGCGGCTGTAATAGATGACATAATTGCTTTGTTTGCGGTGACTTTATTTTCTGTTTTAGTAGGTGGAGGTGCACTGGGGATAAACAGTATTTTACCATTACTCGCTTTTGCGTTAGGTATACTACTCAGGAAGTATAATTTTTCTGATAAAATTGGTGTTATCAGTACGAAAATGGGTAATTCTTTCTTTTACCCTGTATTTTTCGGGTCCATCGGTCTTGAAATCGTAATCCAGGGACTGGGAGATAAGATAACAGCTATTATAATTTTTAGTATTTTAGCTATTGTCACAAAATTTGTTGGCTCGTTATGGGGAGCAAAAATTTCTGGTCTAGATACCAGAGTTTCAAGTGCAATTGGGGCAGGCATGATTTCTAGAGGTGAGATGGCCCTTGTGATTATTCAAATAGGTATATCATCACATATTATTGATGATTATACTTCAGCGGAGTTTATTGTTGCTGTCATCGTTTCAACAATAGTAGCTCCGATAATCATGAAACCACTGTTCAAAAAGATTTGATATTACAATTATAAAAGTTGCTATATTAGCAGATGGCTGATTGGTTTCTGTCAGGTTATGCGTTATAAAATTTCATTTTGCTACTTAAATAGGGTTCCAAGCCAATAAGTGAAGGCCATTGTGAGCACTCCTGTGAATATGTTGCGCAAAATAGCTGGAATTATTGGTGCTCGTCCCGCCCAAGCGCTTAGCCAACCAGTTAAAAAAAGTGCCCAAAGCGTTGCCAAAATTGTTCCTATAACTTTCAGATTGTCGGGTAGTAATATCACGGATAGTAATGGCCAGATACCACCAGATATTGAGGCAATAAATGATGATACTAAGGCATGTCCAGGGCTTAAATACTTTCCAACTACAATACCGTACTTAATTTGTACATAGTGTTTCAAAGCATCATTTGTCATCAGGTCATCCGCCACACGTGTGGCTAATTTAGGATCAGCACCCCGTTGTTCATAATATATAGCAATTTCATCATGCACAATTGTAGGTTGGGTGGCCAAAAGGGTCTCAGCTTTTGCAACCACTGCTTTTTCTGTATCTTTTTGTGACGAAACCGAAACAAACTCCCCTGACGCCATAGAAAAAGCAACAGCGAGCATTTCAGCAATACCAGCTACAAAGACGACTGTATTATTGGTAGTCGCACCAGTAATACCGAGGATGACACCAGCGCCACCAATAATTCCGTCATTGGCACCTAACACTCCAGCACGAATAATATTTAATTTTTCTGATAAAGTCAATTTTTTGTATTCCATATTACGCAGCCATTAATAAGCCAATTAAGTATGTCACGGACATTGTTAATAGCCCCATCAGTACGTTTCGTAAAATCATTGTTTTTTTTGGTGTATTTCCATACACGGCTGAGAAATAGCCGGTTAAAACCAAGGCGAAAATTACAAAAATAAGAGTTATGACGACACGGTATGTCATCGGGACAAAGATCATACCGACCATTGGCAAGATGGCACCAAGGGGGAAAGCCATCATTGAAGCAATAGCAGCTTCAGCTGGCGAGATAAAATCATCCTCATTTATGCCATAGCGTGCGTGTAAGGTTTCTCCTAATGCATCTTTTTGCATGCTTTGTTGCGCAAGTAACCGTGCATTTTCCTCACTGATGCCATCTGTTTGATAGTGTTGTATCAGAAATTGAGCTTCTTGTGAAAAATTATTAACTAGCGCACTTCTTTGTTCGTCTTTAGCTGAACGCTCTGAATCTAATTGTGAATTTACGGATACATACTCACCTGTGGCCATTGAAAAAGTACCGGCGATTGTTGCTGTCAGGCCAGCCAGAAAAATTGTCCAAGTATTCATTGAGGCCCCATAAACACCAAAAACAACGCCAGCAATTGAAATAATACCGTCGTTCGCTCCCATCACAATGGCACGTAGAATATTTATTTTTTTACTAATTTGTATATCCATGTGTAAATTATAACATTTTATTTTACGGTTAATTACAAGAATTAAATGAACATTACAAATTACTGCAAAACATGCCGTGGTGATACACAGTTGATTATTTTCATTGATCTTATACTGATCAAATAAGTGGTTTGGTCTCATTATTTGACGCCCACTAATTAAGTATAAGATCATGTATTTGTGCTATAATGAGCAAAGGAGGAATTAAATAATGACTAACAATGAGATGAAGTTGAAAGATTACGGACCACATCCATTTGCTGTTGACCTTAATCAGGCGGCTATAAAAAATGTTAATTATCGCACAACCTTGTGGACAGGAGATCATTTTCAAGTTACTTTAATGGCAATTCCACCTAATGGTGGTGATATTGGAATGGAAATTCATCATGGTAATGACCAGTTTATTTATTTAGTTGAAGGTGTCGGACATGTTCAGATGGGAAAAGATAGAGAGAAATTGACTATTGATAAGGATATTACTCCTGGTGAGGCCATTATTATTCCTGATAATACTTGGCACAATGTTATCAATGTTGGTGATCAGGTTATGAAGTGCTACTCTATCTATTCACCAGTTAAGCATGAACACGGTGTTACAGAATCGACCAAGGAAGAAGCTATCATTCAAGAAGGGGAGCTTGAAGGCTCTGAAGAGTAATTTAACAAAGCATACATTTATTTGACAAAAGCGCATAAGCGCTTTTTTTTCAGTGTATGAGGAGAAATGATGAAAAAAGTAAAGAAGATACAAATTTTAGGAATGTTAGTTTTGATAATATTGAATTGTCGGCGATATTTTATGATCAGAAATCAATAAATTGAACTACTTTTGTTCAGTTGCTTAGGCAACATTTGAAATTTTGAGGTAAGGTTGCGATTATAAAAATTAGTATACCACCCGATAGCTGCTTGGAATTCAGTTGATGTTTGGTATGTTTTCAATATAACTCTTCCATATGTCCCTTGTCGTATGTTTGCCATTGCTGCGAGTATGAATGTTTCGATCCAGACTTTTGATATTTAATATTAAAATCAGCACTTGTGTATTGTGATCCCCCTGACCTTTTCCGACAGTTCACAAAGTCAGGTTTAAGCTTTTTTCACAATCTATACCAATTTAAAAATCGTCACTGGTTAATGCTTTAAATTTTCTTTTTTGTGTTGATGTTAGTGAATTTTGAACATAACTGTCAATCAATAATTCTATTACTTCGTAGTCAAACTTTGTTTTGTTAATAGCTTTGAGTGCAGCTAATTCCGTTTTAATACTTTCAGAAATTTTAATCTGCGACTTTTGATTGACAAATTTTTCTTTATTAGATTTTTTGTTTTTAGTTTCAATAGTATCTGTTTTAATTGTAGATTGTGGTTTTGGTGCTACTTTCTTTTCTCTACTATCATTTAAAGAAAATTGTTCTTTAGCTGGGATGTTACCTTGTACTCTTGGGCTCATTCCTTTTAGTACGCTATTACTCATTTTAGTTTACCTCTTTTTCATAAAAATTTAGTCTAGTAATTAGCTCATCTGTGACTTCGTTATACTTTTGTAGAACTTTTAAGTCATGTCTATCATGATTTGTAATTCCATTTATATCAAAGCGTTTAATACGTTCCATTTGTGGCACAATTGTTGAGAAAATATTGCTTTCACCGAAAATTTCTTTGGCATTTTCAATAATATATTCATCAACTGTTCCAGTATTTTTTAAAAGAACTGGCAGTAAACCTACAACTGTTAGATTTAGATCATATTTTTCATTTAGTTTATTTAACTCTTCGATATAATTTTCAGCACCAGTTAGTGAATGTTCTTGTGTTTGTAGTGAAATTAAAACATAGTCAGAACTAGTAACAGCATTACGTGTAATTTCTTTAGACATTGGTGGAACATCAATAATAATAATATCAAAGCTTTCTTTTATTGGATCTAATAGTTTTGAAAAATAAAAATCTTCGTCTGTTTGATTGTCTGTGTTTTGGTATAAAAACTTGGCAAATTCTTCGAAATCAATATTTGAAGGCATTAAAAATAAATTATCAATAATTTTTATTGGTAGATCATCAATTTTATTGTCAGCAATACCACGCATAAGTGTTTTTTCAAACGTGAGTATTCCGTCTTCATCTTGGTTTAACTTTGTTAAAGTTAGTGTTTTTGTGGCGTTTGCTTGGGGATCAAGATCAATAACTAAGGTCTTAATTCCTTTTTGCGCTAATGTATATGCTATTAGAATACTATTAGTAGTTTTTCCTACACCACCTTTGAAGTTTCCAACTGTTAGCGTGATTGCTTGTTTTCTATTTGTTTTTAATTCCATGATTAGTCCTTTATAAAAAAATAATATATAACTATATAACTATTTATAAATATAACTATATCACTATATATAAATATATCAATAGATAAATATAACTTTTTAACTATTTAACCGGCTGTACATACTGGTTTTATAGTGTTTATAAATAGTTAAATATCCCGTTTTAACTATTTCACTATTTATAAATATCTATATATATAAATAGTGAAATAGTTAAATAGTTAAATATCACTATTAAACAAATATATTGTTGACAGGGTGATTAGGGTGTATTATATTGATAGTGTTAATAAAAAAGAATAAAAGAAAAGCCACCAAGGATTGCCGTCCTTGATAGCTACATACATCTTATTTGTTTGATCAATGTAGCTCTATTATACAACATAACCTTTGTGTTGTAAATGTGGGTGATTTCAAAAAGAGTGAAGCCAAACACTTTAAGGGGTATGGTTGATATGACAGGTAGGGGGTAGTTGTGTTTCTTGCAACTCGGTAGATCCAAATTGCTGTATCAGGTATACGAAAAAATAGACAAGTGCCATTTTCCCAGACACTACTGTACAAAAATATTTGGGTGCTACACAAACAATCCATACTGGGCGTGTAGTAGGGTGAGAGCGACCATTAACGGCTCGGCAGGTAAAACGGTGTTCAAGGACACAGAGCTTGTCTTTAAACTGTATCGTGACAAAGAGAATAAATATAGTGATACAGCGCCAATAAGGGCGTTTTTTTATTGGTTCAATGACTAAGTAATTGATTAAAGCAAGTGGGTAAAACCAAAGCTTGTATGGATAAGGTGACGGACGACTGAACGATCGGTCAAGTGTTTGTTTGATTAAAGTTTTTTTCTTCCCAAAACAAGGGAAAAACTTTCTTCGGCTCTAAACTTCCCTCACTCTCAATCAAGCATTTGTGACTTGCTTGTGTCAATAACTTCTTTTAGTTTTCTCTATTGGTTTTGATTTAAAGACATTAAAAAAAGCCACAATAATAATAATAACCACGGGCGAGCTTAACTGTTGTGTTGGCAGTTGCGCGGTTTCCGTTTCTAGTGGCAGATAATCCAGAGCTTGTCACCTGCCAGTGATAAGCTTTTTGATTTAAAAAAATAACCCCCATACTGCCAGACGAGGGGGGTTGTAAATTAATGATTGTGATCCTCAATATAATTCTGCAACGAGATTAACACTAAGCCAGCCAAAATCTGCCAAAGTGTGGCTTGTAGCTGTTGCAGTACAATTATAGAAGCTTTCACGAAGGAACACCTCCCTTCTGGGCGTCTAATCACAACGCCTAAGATATATCATAGCAGGAAGAAGTCCTGCTCCTAATTGTTTTAATTACGACGGATTGTATATATTTCGATCTTTTTAGCTATTGTGATCTTTAATCATATATTCATGGTAATAAAATATGGTATACTTAAGGTAATTATTTTTTTCGCGTGACCCATCAGGGAACAGCTCTGCTGTGACCAGGGACTAAGACCGATAGGTCGTGGACCGGTGATGGGTCAAAGTGCTTTATTATAAGGATAAGGTGCTAAAGATGAGAAAAATCGCGTAGCCCCCAAATTACTAATAGGGGGGGTAAATTAACCGAAAGACAACTAGTAAAACCCCCAAGTTCGTATGGGGGTTAAGGGTTACAGGAGTTTTGTATCAATGTGCAAAATTACCTAGCATGTCCTATAATATGTTTTCAAAAATGAGACAATATAATAAAACAATCATTTAAATCGGCATATGTCAACTATTGTAATGAATATAAGTAGCCACTTTTTATGACTATGAATTTCTTTATTACTGTTTTATCAACACTAATATTGTGAATTTTTAGTTGTATATTGTTGCAATGTTCGGGATCTGTTATTAACCTCGTTTTTTTGCTAAGATATAGATACTTTTTTAGTCTCCCAGTTAGTAAATATTTATATATTGTGATGACATAAGAAGCGTCTTGACCTATATTCGATACAATAAACCAGGACGATTAGGCTACCTTTTAAAACTGACCAGTCTGTTCTCCACGTGACTTGGCATAATCTATTCAGACTTTAAATTGCATTTTTTTATAATCAGGAATCAGTGTTTATAGTCATTTTTAGTGAGGAAGTGTTGGCATGAAAGATTTATCGCAACAACCGATTATCTTTACTGGTAAACTTAACAGTTTGACACGACTACAAGCCCAACAATTGGCAGCGATGTTAGGGGCGTTTCCTCAAACTAACATGAATCAAAAAATAAAGTATGTGATTGCTGGTCAAATAGAGCAGTCCATGTTCGAAATATTAACCACCAAAAAAATTAAGTATGCTGAGACGCACAGCGTTGAAATTTTGAATGAAAGCGAATTTTTAAAGTGGTGTATTTGGCGCTTACAACAGAAAAATTCTTTTTAGTCACGTGTGATTTGGATTAAAAACAGCCTTTCGTTCTTTTTTTGAACAGAAAGGCTGTTTTTTTTACGTACTTTAGTAATTAATG contains:
- a CDS encoding recombinase family protein, encoding MTVYGYARVSTAGQSLYEQKETLKNAGAEMIFSEKYSGTTTSRPQFKKLVNLIEPNDTLIVTKLDRFARNTREALNLIDDLLKQKIVIKVLNLGTIDNTPMGRMIVRTLLSVAEMERDMIIERTQAGKIFARQHNPNYKEGRPKRKKDSRNTAIFEYSQTHTIKSTAEAFNISVRTVQYIKKLFIQD
- a CDS encoding transposase; translation: MDYLYSVRYSQDVKGFLVKLHQEGRSLKSLAEGFGPSNDPMDIWVKQATPILIKGQSKTLKYVKQLEKRLTILEEENEILSRIA
- a CDS encoding cupin domain-containing protein, whose translation is MTNNEMKLKDYGPHPFAVDLNQAAIKNVNYRTTLWTGDHFQVTLMAIPPNGGDIGMEIHHGNDQFIYLVEGVGHVQMGKDREKLTIDKDITPGEAIIIPDNTWHNVINVGDQVMKCYSIYSPVKHEHGVTESTKEEAIIQEGELEGSEE
- a CDS encoding VIT1/CCC1 transporter family protein, producing MEYKKLTLSEKLNIIRAGVLGANDGIIGGAGVILGITGATTNNTVVFVAGIAEMLAVAFSMASGEFVSVSSQKDTEKAVVAKAETLLATQPTIVHDEIAIYYEQRGADPKLATRVADDLMTNDALKHYVQIKYGIVVGKYLSPGHALVSSFIASISGGIWPLLSVILLPDNLKVIGTILATLWALFLTGWLSAWAGRAPIIPAILRNIFTGVLTMAFTYWLGTLFK
- a CDS encoding VIT1/CCC1 transporter family protein encodes the protein MDIQISKKINILRAIVMGANDGIISIAGVVFGVYGASMNTWTIFLAGLTATIAGTFSMATGEYVSVNSQLDSERSAKDEQRSALVNNFSQEAQFLIQHYQTDGISEENARLLAQQSMQKDALGETLHARYGINEDDFISPAEAAIASMMAFPLGAILPMVGMIFVPMTYRVVITLIFVIFALVLTGYFSAVYGNTPKKTMILRNVLMGLLTMSVTYLIGLLMAA
- a CDS encoding cation:proton antiporter, which translates into the protein MEYLLIMFLVIVTIFLGKVGTWFGFSEVVGQLFSGIILGSSIFNIVQSSNLIHLIAEIGIFLLMLNSGLESDLKEMKRYIKASSLIAVMGVLLPLITFPIAFLLLGYNIQTSIFAGVVFSATSISITLAVLSEQKKLATAIGAIILSAAVIDDIIALFAVTLFSVLVGGGALGINSILPLLAFALGILLRKYNFSDKIGVISTKMGNSFFYPVFFGSIGLEIVIQGLGDKITAIIIFSILAIVTKFVGSLWGAKISGLDTRVSSAIGAGMISRGEMALVIIQIGISSHIIDDYTSAEFIVAVIVSTIVAPIIMKPLFKKI
- a CDS encoding ClC family H(+)/Cl(-) exchange transporter encodes the protein MFKKRIRLNTSKLSVVLYGTLIGFLTGIVVSVFRWTIEKLLQFVQTLYLDISHGNIALIFLVITANLICFLIVSWMLNKEPNISGSGIPQVEGLLLGELKINWWSTLWRKFISGILAIGSGLMLGREGPSIQLGASIGQGVASYKRLSHNQSKGLIASGAAAGLSAAFNAPLAGVMFVLEEVYHSISPFVWVGALTGASVSDFVSTVLFGQTPVLSIGHLSVFPVQLYGLLLVFGIILGLFGFLYQKFLLFSLNCYSKIRVPKYLYGIVPFILVIPIGILWPNLLGGGNNLILSLKEAPMTMKMIIVILLVRFVFSMISYGSGLPGGIFLPILTLGALSGALMAHIFVYLHLMSANYALNFIVIGMAGYFACIGKAPFTAIILIFEMVGSVTHILPLALVSLVAYLVVDLLNGAPIYESLLERLLKRKPAHLAMSSMITMEVTVLAGGMLEDQQIRDLQLESNSLITLVRRSENVLIPKGDLVLRAGDIIYIRMNQKDAKITRNQLSLNN
- a CDS encoding DDE-type integrase/transposase/recombinase translates to MSGVWQTDITYIQLTNHRWAYLATVLDPEKRKVLGYKIGNTRTAELATSALQMALDNHQKPLIVHSDMGLQYTSAEFNTKGQNYGLKHSYSLKGHPYDNDFMEAFHSILKREEVYLKAYQTLTEVQAAIGWTINFYNRNRISNVA
- a CDS encoding FluC/FEX family fluoride channel — protein: MNFFNFYLYFCLAAGLGAVIRYLVISFMPRITNFFTGVFYVNIIGAFLMGVLSVNMNSNVWHIIIGTGFIGGLTTFSTMMTQGEQFNSFKRSMVYFALTLVLGIFLFIVAIHIHV
- a CDS encoding transposase, with the translated sequence MGLPLVNQFLAQGYALVRILSPLKIRPSTYYNWRHWQFSRQEKFRECLKPYILDVWKTFKFYGYRRIAAYSQLTNDCPKISEYMTLKLMRELRIRSSMQNVIANTKPL
- a CDS encoding fluoride efflux transporter FluC; protein product: MKYLKDSTLLTSCLVVFFGGSLGSLFRLLITEIPHIGSSPWVIVVINVLGSFFLAYIGAVIPDSYDYSLILKNFIGTGIMGGFTTFSTFILQINQLGRENFLISIIYTLISFILAYIAVVFGKNVGKNRRLNQ